In the Luteolibacter rhizosphaerae genome, CCGTCCGCACCACGAAGGGAAAACCGATGAAGGTGAGCGCGATGAATACCCCGGTGGGCGAATAGGCCCCCTTGATCCCCCATGCGGCCAAGTACTGCCCCAGCCAGCCGGTAGGGGCATAAATCGCCGTGAGCGTGATGCCCGCCACCGCCGTGGGCAGCGCGAAGGGCAGATCCACGATGGCATCGAGGATCTTTTTCCCGGGGAATTCGTATCTAACAAGAACCCAAGCCACCAGCAGCCCGAGCACCATGCTCACCCCCGCCGCCGCAGCACTGGCCCCGAAGGTCAGCTTCGCCGCCGCCAGCACACGCGGTGAGGTTAGGATTTCCCACCATTGCCCCGGCCCCAGACCGGCAGCCTTGATAAACAGGGCCGCCAGCGGGATGAGGATGATGAGGCTCAGCCAGGTGATCGTAATTCCGAGGGACAGCCCGTAGCCGGGTATGACTCGTTGTTTCGCCATGGAAGAAAAGTCGGTGGGAGAGGAAGGCGGAAAGACTGGAGCCGACGGCTCCAGTCTGATGCCCGGACCTCACAAGCGCAATGCTCGTGAATGCCAACTCACTTCGCTTGATAAGCTTGGTCGAAGGTGCCGCCGTCGTCGAAGTGCGTCTTCTGGGCCTTGGCCCAACCACCAAAGTCCTTGTCCACGGTGACGAGCGGGATGTCCTTCAGCTTGGAGCTGTACTTTGCCAGGATCTCGGCCTTGCGCGGACGGTAGAAGTGCTTGCCCGCATAGTCCTGCGCTTCGTCGGTGTAGAGGAATTCGAGGTAAGCTTTCGCCGCTTCCGCCACGCCGTCCTTCTCCGCGTTCTTGTCGACCACCGCGACCGGCGGCTCGGCCAGGATACTGAGCGACGGATAGACGATCTCGGTTTCACCCGAGAACTCCTTCTCGATCAGGTAGGCTTCGTTCTCCCACGAGAGGAAAACATCCCCGATCTTACGCTGGGCGAAGGTCGTGGTGGAGCCGCGGGCGCCGGTATCAAGCACCGGCACGTTCTTGAACAGCGCGCGGATGTAGTCGAGCACCTTGGCTTGGTCCCCTCCGTTCTGCTTCTCGGCCCATGCCCAAGCAGCGAGGTAGTTCCAACGCGCGCCACCGGAAGTCTTCGGATTCGGCGTGATGACTTGCGTGCCTTCTTTCACCAGATCACCCCAGTCCTTTACACCCTTCGGGTTGCCCTTGCGGACGACAAAGACGATCGTGGAGGTGTAGGGCGAGCTATTATCCGGCAGCCGGGCCTGCCAGTTGTCCGGCAGCAGCTTCGCCTCGCGTGCGATGACATCGATGTCACCTGCCAAGGCCAAGGTTACCACATCGGCCGGCTGTCCGTCGATCACGGCGCGCGCTTGCTTACCGGATCCGCCGTGCGACTGGGAGATGGTGATCTTGCCCTTACCATCGGCCTCCCACTTCTTGACGAAGGCGGCGTTCACCTCCTCGTAGAATTCACGGGTGGGATCGTAGGAGACGTTCTGAAGTTCGATCCCGCCTCCTGCGGAGCCGGACTTCTTGCCGCTGCATCCCGGCAGCACGAGCAAGGCGGCGAGTGCGAAGGGAATAAGGTATCGTGCTTTCATGGTTACTACTTGGTTGGGATGAGATTCGGAAAATTTGTTGTTCAGAAGGAGAAGCGGATGCCGGTGAGCCAGGTGACACCGTCGAAGTCACCGCCGTTTCCGCCACCGTCCAAGGTAGCGTACTCCGCGCCGGCGAGCAGCTTGAGTTTGTCACCGTGGATGAAGTACTGGGTGCCGAGGTAGAAGGCGTGATACTCGTCGCCGCGACCGCTTCCAGTCAGGTTGGGAGCCTCGCTCTCGTAGCGAGTCTGGCGACGAACGCTGTCCGGGCCATCGCCGGTAGCGAAGGAGTAGCGCCCGACGAGTTGGAGACGTTTCGGGATCAGGTCGTAGGTAGGTTGGAGGAAGAAGCCGAACACATCCTCGTCCCGGCCTTCGCCGCCGCTGGCATGGTAGCCTTCCGCCACGAAGCCCCACGGTCCCTCTTGCGCCCAGAAGGTCGCGGAAACAATGTCGTCATAGCGGTCGAGGATCTGGTCATCCCGGTCGTGACCGCTATGCAGCCAGTCCAAGCGGAAGTCCGCACGGGTCCAGCCGAAGGCTTCCTTCGCATCATAGCCGATGCCTGCTCCATAGCTGTAGGAGCCCCCCAAGGTACCGAACTCGCGATCGGTGTCGTTCGAGTAAGCTCCAGCCTGCCAGGTGAAATCACCG is a window encoding:
- the cysT gene encoding sulfate ABC transporter permease subunit CysT; its protein translation is MAKQRVIPGYGLSLGITITWLSLIILIPLAALFIKAAGLGPGQWWEILTSPRVLAAAKLTFGASAAAAGVSMVLGLLVAWVLVRYEFPGKKILDAIVDLPFALPTAVAGITLTAIYAPTGWLGQYLAAWGIKGAYSPTGVFIALTFIGFPFVVRTVQPVMEDLGAELEEAAASLGANRWTTFRRVIFPLLVPALITGFTLAFARAIGEYGSVIFISGNLPMKTEILPLLIVSQLEQFKYEAAAVIASGMLIVSFALLFLINLLQRRLNWQTR
- a CDS encoding sulfate ABC transporter substrate-binding protein; translated protein: MKARYLIPFALAALLVLPGCSGKKSGSAGGGIELQNVSYDPTREFYEEVNAAFVKKWEADGKGKITISQSHGGSGKQARAVIDGQPADVVTLALAGDIDVIAREAKLLPDNWQARLPDNSSPYTSTIVFVVRKGNPKGVKDWGDLVKEGTQVITPNPKTSGGARWNYLAAWAWAEKQNGGDQAKVLDYIRALFKNVPVLDTGARGSTTTFAQRKIGDVFLSWENEAYLIEKEFSGETEIVYPSLSILAEPPVAVVDKNAEKDGVAEAAKAYLEFLYTDEAQDYAGKHFYRPRKAEILAKYSSKLKDIPLVTVDKDFGGWAKAQKTHFDDGGTFDQAYQAK
- a CDS encoding OprO/OprP family phosphate-selective porin — translated: MKTPRNHRRSGALTLALFTATPLAASAFEFDPLDTPSAEETASFEKIWKAFTLYKNEENPILQEFKLRGRYQGQYYWLDSDQGDEDAWEDRRSRLGFDAKLLDKKVEVRLDFQSNDSFEDTYDRLVDAYIRWKPTDSLSITLGRTKPLIGYYDFLQSTNAQPTFERSQIFNQLRVDRTTALTVEGKTGDFTWQAGAYSNDTDREFGTLGGSYSYGAGIGYDAKEAFGWTRADFRLDWLHSGHDRDDQILDRYDDIVSATFWAQEGPWGFVAEGYHASGGEGRDEDVFGFFLQPTYDLIPKRLQLVGRYSFATGDGPDSVRRQTRYESEAPNLTGSGRGDEYHAFYLGTQYFIHGDKLKLLAGAEYATLDGGGNGGDFDGVTWLTGIRFSF